In Salisediminibacterium beveridgei, one DNA window encodes the following:
- a CDS encoding YesL family protein, translated as MKIRWLSHPLYRAADLFTKLVMLNFLWAIFTLAGLIVFGLFPATVALFSQMRRITWKDWESASLYSLFHGFYQEWKQYFIKANTWGLLFYLAGTVLFVNWLILPQLDSALQLPMTAAHLFSTGFLLVVLMFWFPAFIHYELKWMDYLKVAFLLPFKNILSTFMVIAGVSVFIALLFWFPPIISFAGISGIAWLIMSLSVKTFTTRVA; from the coding sequence ATGAAAATCCGGTGGTTATCCCATCCGTTATACAGGGCTGCTGATCTGTTTACGAAGCTCGTGATGTTGAACTTCCTATGGGCCATTTTCACGTTGGCCGGGCTTATTGTTTTTGGGCTCTTCCCTGCCACAGTGGCACTATTCTCACAGATGCGCCGCATTACCTGGAAGGATTGGGAATCAGCTTCTTTGTACAGCTTATTCCACGGCTTTTATCAGGAATGGAAACAATACTTCATCAAAGCCAATACCTGGGGCCTTCTATTCTATCTTGCAGGTACAGTTCTGTTCGTGAATTGGCTGATACTCCCGCAGCTCGATAGTGCCTTACAGTTACCGATGACTGCTGCCCATCTGTTTTCCACCGGATTTCTGCTTGTAGTGCTGATGTTCTGGTTTCCGGCTTTCATTCATTATGAGCTGAAGTGGATGGATTATCTGAAAGTAGCCTTTTTGCTTCCTTTCAAAAACATTCTCTCCACTTTCATGGTCATTGCCGGTGTATCAGTGTTTATTGCACTGCTCTTCTGGTTTCCTCCAATCATCAGCTTTGCAGGGATCAGCGGGATAGCCTGGCTGATCATGAGTTTATCGGTTAAAACATTCACAACCCGAGTAGCATAG
- a CDS encoding DUF1328 domain-containing protein, which yields MITWAFGFFIVAIIAALFGFGGIADAAAGIAQFLFWVFVILFIASLVLGLLTGRKIFK from the coding sequence ATGATTACTTGGGCATTCGGATTTTTTATCGTCGCTATCATTGCTGCATTGTTTGGCTTTGGCGGAATCGCAGATGCTGCAGCAGGCATTGCCCAATTTTTGTTCTGGGTGTTCGTGATTTTATTTATTGCATCACTCGTACTTGGGTTATTAACAGGACGTAAAATCTTCAAATAG
- a CDS encoding SLC13 family permease, with protein MFLLAGLIPMGTAFEQSGAAELTANVIINVIGGWGTIGILFVIGIITMLFSLFMSNVAATVLLVPLVIMMGESFGIDPRGLALLVAISASNSFLLPTHQVNAFTMGPGGYRNADYMRAGSIMSLIFLVVSVLMTYLLFVR; from the coding sequence GTGTTTCTTTTAGCCGGATTGATTCCAATGGGGACCGCGTTTGAACAAAGCGGTGCTGCCGAGCTGACTGCAAACGTCATCATAAACGTTATCGGCGGTTGGGGAACGATCGGGATCCTTTTTGTCATCGGCATTATCACCATGTTGTTCTCTTTGTTTATGTCAAACGTTGCTGCAACGGTGCTTCTTGTCCCACTCGTCATCATGATGGGTGAGAGTTTCGGGATCGATCCCCGTGGACTGGCACTCCTGGTGGCCATTTCCGCCTCCAATTCATTCCTGCTACCGACGCACCAGGTGAATGCCTTTACGATGGGACCTGGGGGCTACCGAAATGCCGACTATATGCGCGCCGGCAGTATCATGAGCCTCATCTTCCTTGTCGTATCTGTCTTAATGACTTATTTGCTTTTCGTTCGGTAA
- a CDS encoding SLC13 family permease has protein sequence MTLDIMLTYGVLLLAITLFVTEKLRTDLVAVLIMVLLPWTGVISVDQAFSGFASNAVISVMAVMLIGYGVDRSGVMVVVAKFITEKVGKKEQNIRAATSATVGVISSFMQNIGAAALFLPALRNIGKRANIPPSKLILPMGFAAILGGTLTMVASGPLIILNDLLVDSGQEAFHLFSVTPIGLALLASGVVYFYFLGNLVLPKAKGQEAPSASKEIQDTYDLTGNIAEIAVTESSPLIDLSIEEANLWSAFNLNVLAIEEDGSKIYSPWRKTHFRSGQSVALLGHEDDINRFVEAYKLQLKPALHRFSSLENEDNAGFAELIIPPKSPMIGQTLAEIGFRKTYKIEPVSFVTSEGARQEVSETPLEAGTTMVVFGRWEDVERLKSSREFAVITEVTAPLPDHKKDMKIPALFSLAVSLTFVLLGFQLSLSFFSGAMLMILLGVIPKKRNLSSH, from the coding sequence ATGACACTTGATATTATGTTGACGTATGGCGTATTGCTTCTGGCAATCACGTTATTCGTCACCGAAAAACTACGTACCGACCTGGTTGCTGTTCTGATTATGGTACTTCTGCCATGGACAGGAGTCATCTCTGTTGATCAGGCATTCTCCGGGTTCGCATCGAATGCAGTAATTTCCGTCATGGCTGTCATGCTGATTGGCTATGGTGTAGACCGTTCCGGTGTGATGGTTGTCGTCGCAAAATTCATCACGGAGAAAGTCGGAAAGAAAGAACAGAACATACGAGCAGCCACATCCGCTACTGTAGGGGTAATTTCCTCATTCATGCAAAACATCGGAGCTGCAGCCTTGTTTCTTCCTGCACTTCGTAACATTGGAAAGCGGGCGAACATCCCTCCGTCCAAGCTGATCTTGCCTATGGGTTTCGCGGCCATTCTGGGGGGGACCCTCACGATGGTTGCTTCAGGGCCACTCATCATTTTAAATGACTTACTCGTCGACAGCGGACAGGAAGCTTTTCACTTGTTCAGCGTCACGCCAATCGGCTTGGCTCTTTTAGCCTCAGGGGTTGTCTACTTCTATTTCCTTGGTAATCTTGTACTGCCAAAGGCAAAAGGACAAGAAGCCCCCTCTGCATCAAAAGAGATCCAGGATACGTACGATTTAACAGGCAATATCGCAGAGATTGCGGTTACTGAATCAAGCCCGTTGATCGACCTGTCCATCGAAGAAGCAAATCTCTGGTCTGCCTTTAACCTGAACGTACTGGCCATTGAAGAAGACGGCAGCAAAATTTACAGCCCCTGGCGTAAAACGCATTTCCGAAGCGGTCAGTCTGTCGCGCTTCTCGGTCATGAAGACGACATCAACCGTTTTGTCGAGGCATATAAACTGCAGTTAAAACCGGCCCTTCATCGCTTTTCGAGCCTGGAAAACGAGGACAATGCCGGTTTTGCCGAACTGATCATTCCACCTAAATCTCCGATGATTGGCCAGACTTTGGCTGAAATCGGCTTTCGAAAAACATACAAAATTGAACCGGTTTCTTTTGTCACGTCAGAAGGTGCACGCCAGGAAGTCAGTGAAACACCACTAGAAGCGGGCACAACGATGGTGGTGTTCGGACGCTGGGAAGATGTGGAACGCTTAAAATCGTCCCGGGAATTCGCCGTGATCACAGAAGTTACCGCTCCGCTGCCCGATCACAAAAAAGATATGAAGATTCCTGCCCTCTTCTCACTAGCTGTGTCCTTGACTTTCGTCTTACTTGGTTTCCAGTTATCACTGAGTTTCTTCTCAGGGGCGATGCTGATGATTCTGTTGGGCGTCATTCCGAAAAAAAGAAATCTATCCAGCCATTGA
- a CDS encoding SIR2 family NAD-dependent protein deacylase: MLIQEAAEQIRRSQKTVVLTGAGMSTESQIPDFRSESGWWQQVDPMSLATIEAIETNYDQVHAFYEARLKALQKATPNRGHLILADWEKAGMIDAVATQNVDGLHQAAGSQTVYALHGNIRQIRCHRCQVQQSLDAFHAKEACHICGGPLRPGVVLFGEMLPQEAWHNALAEIEQADVVLVIGTSLEVYPVNQLPGMTSGTTIYLNQEITQNVHHFDLVIEGSAGEALREIDARL, encoded by the coding sequence TTGTTGATTCAAGAAGCAGCAGAGCAGATTCGCCGGTCACAAAAAACGGTGGTTCTTACCGGGGCTGGTATGTCCACAGAAAGTCAAATACCGGATTTTCGTTCTGAATCCGGCTGGTGGCAGCAGGTTGATCCCATGTCGTTAGCGACGATTGAAGCGATTGAAACGAATTATGATCAGGTACACGCGTTTTACGAGGCACGTCTGAAAGCACTCCAGAAAGCAACGCCAAACCGGGGACATCTGATCCTTGCAGATTGGGAAAAAGCAGGGATGATTGATGCGGTTGCAACACAGAATGTCGATGGTCTGCATCAGGCTGCTGGCAGTCAAACGGTCTATGCGCTGCACGGCAACATTCGGCAGATCCGCTGTCATCGATGCCAGGTGCAACAATCGCTGGACGCTTTTCATGCGAAAGAGGCCTGTCACATCTGTGGTGGGCCGCTTCGTCCAGGCGTAGTACTTTTTGGTGAAATGCTTCCGCAGGAAGCCTGGCATAATGCGCTTGCAGAGATTGAACAGGCAGATGTAGTGCTTGTGATCGGAACGAGTCTGGAAGTGTATCCCGTTAACCAGCTACCTGGGATGACGAGTGGTACGACGATTTACCTGAATCAGGAAATCACACAGAATGTGCACCATTTTGATCTTGTGATCGAAGGATCCGCAGGGGAAGCGCTTCGTGAAATTGATGCACGGCTTTAA
- a CDS encoding gamma-glutamylcyclotransferase family protein, with product MSALYVFVYGTLLRGEANHGLLASASLVEERAVTNGFLVDTGNGYPALVESETEKTFGELYQIVESDLPNLDELEGYTSPGHLSNLYERKVQLVKGQSGRDYAAIVYVFEQDRGMIPIDGNDWRKR from the coding sequence ATGAGTGCATTATATGTATTTGTGTATGGGACGTTACTGAGAGGGGAAGCCAATCATGGACTCCTCGCATCAGCTTCCCTGGTGGAAGAACGGGCGGTTACAAACGGTTTCCTGGTGGATACTGGAAATGGCTATCCGGCGCTCGTTGAAAGTGAAACAGAAAAAACCTTTGGGGAGCTTTATCAGATCGTCGAAAGTGACTTACCGAACCTTGACGAGCTTGAAGGTTACACCAGTCCAGGACATCTGAGCAATCTGTATGAACGGAAAGTCCAGCTGGTGAAAGGTCAATCAGGCAGAGATTACGCGGCGATCGTCTATGTGTTTGAGCAGGATCGAGGCATGATTCCCATTGATGGAAATGACTGGCGTAAGCGGTAG
- a CDS encoding 3D domain-containing protein — protein sequence MWEITWRNVSQIVTFVFLMMIPLSVSADQERLEEKQDEIEAVLTETESSFLELLEEMTEVEAEEEELKDHINENEQRMDELEMDIETELDKQEALEEELLRLEEDIDERLTLLGERAATFQRNGSNTAPYLEVVFGAEGFGDLISRIMIITQIAQADQHVIDQLEANMETLQETEAEIEQSLIVLEEKEDELESETDELEGRHRELEAVMNHLKEQEAELQTMISRLEEEQSNIIEEQEALQAQLQAEQEERERQQAAALEDKRQAEREAEEQAAQQASESSSSEQTDSSQNSSSSSNNSSQSTSSGSSSNPSGSTEPTTGSGDWRTFEATAYTAYCAGCSGVTYTGIDLRANPDANVIAVDPNVIPLGSRVEVKGFGTFTAGDIGGAIKGEKIDIFMPDRSDVLQFGRQTVQIRVLN from the coding sequence ATGTGGGAAATCACATGGCGAAATGTCTCTCAAATCGTTACATTTGTGTTTTTGATGATGATTCCTCTGAGTGTTTCGGCAGATCAGGAGCGTCTTGAAGAAAAACAAGACGAGATTGAAGCAGTGCTGACAGAAACTGAATCTTCATTTCTGGAACTTCTTGAAGAGATGACGGAAGTGGAAGCAGAAGAAGAAGAACTGAAGGACCATATCAACGAAAATGAACAACGCATGGATGAACTGGAAATGGACATCGAAACAGAACTTGATAAACAAGAAGCGCTTGAAGAAGAACTGCTTCGCCTTGAGGAAGATATCGATGAACGATTGACTCTTCTGGGGGAAAGGGCTGCGACCTTTCAAAGGAATGGCAGCAATACCGCACCTTATCTCGAAGTGGTTTTTGGTGCGGAAGGGTTTGGAGATCTGATCAGCCGGATTATGATCATTACGCAAATTGCACAGGCGGATCAGCATGTCATCGATCAGCTGGAAGCCAATATGGAAACCCTTCAGGAAACAGAGGCGGAAATTGAGCAGTCACTGATTGTACTCGAGGAAAAAGAAGATGAACTCGAGAGTGAAACAGATGAACTCGAAGGGCGACACCGGGAACTTGAAGCAGTCATGAACCATTTGAAAGAGCAGGAAGCTGAACTGCAAACGATGATCAGCCGCCTCGAAGAGGAACAGAGCAACATCATTGAAGAGCAGGAAGCCCTCCAGGCACAGCTGCAAGCCGAACAGGAAGAACGGGAACGGCAGCAGGCAGCAGCTCTTGAAGACAAACGGCAAGCAGAACGTGAAGCGGAAGAGCAGGCAGCCCAGCAGGCCTCAGAAAGCAGCAGTTCAGAACAGACTGATTCATCGCAGAACAGCTCATCTTCTTCCAATAACAGCTCGCAATCCACGTCTTCCGGGTCTTCATCGAATCCTTCTGGATCTACGGAACCGACAACAGGTTCAGGCGACTGGAGAACTTTTGAGGCAACGGCTTATACGGCCTATTGCGCAGGGTGTTCCGGGGTGACTTATACCGGCATTGACTTACGTGCCAATCCGGATGCTAACGTGATTGCTGTAGATCCAAACGTGATTCCTCTCGGATCCCGTGTCGAAGTGAAAGGCTTTGGCACCTTCACAGCAGGAGACATTGGCGGAGCGATCAAGGGTGAAAAGATTGATATTTTCATGCCTGACCGTTCAGATGTGCTGCAATTTGGCAGACAAACCGTACAGATCAGGGTATTGAATTAA
- a CDS encoding CGCGG family putative rSAM-modified RiPP protein: MIKQTKSWSASLEHGDYATDRALVIRHGLEAIEETAEGTHVNLVTPAGFGNPLKYLMSPIRQLYGNAVDIEFIDQCGCGGYVLRIHM, translated from the coding sequence ATGATAAAACAAACGAAAAGCTGGTCAGCAAGTCTCGAACACGGTGACTATGCAACAGATCGTGCACTGGTCATCCGACACGGACTTGAAGCTATTGAAGAGACTGCTGAAGGGACCCATGTAAATCTTGTCACACCGGCCGGGTTCGGAAATCCGCTTAAGTACTTAATGAGCCCGATCCGACAGCTGTATGGGAATGCAGTCGATATTGAATTCATCGACCAGTGCGGCTGTGGCGGGTACGTCCTGCGCATTCACATGTAA
- a CDS encoding glycoside hydrolase family 43 protein has product MTKIQNPILPGFHADPSICRVGDDFYIATSTFEWFPGVRIHHSKDLVHWQHVASPLDRLSQLDMKGNMNSGGIWAPCLSYHDNQFYLIYTDVKQWHGAYKDSHNYLVTAPTINGPWSEPVYLNSSGFDPSLFHDEDGRKWFMNMIWDYRKGNHPFAGIVLQEYSHAEQRLIGPVKKIYDGTDIQLTEGPHIYKKDDYYYLFVAEGGTQYEHAETVARSKHIEGPYETDPHYPLITADQKPHLPIQKTGHGSLVDTPGGEWYFVHLGGRPLKGKYCTLGRETFIQEIRWTADGWPRLTDGSQSPALEVDAPSLPLHPFDPEPTIDHFDDDRLFPKWWNSLRIPIDQTWLSLTERPGHLRLKGMESLSSLHSQALLARRQTAFHCSFETSVDYEPEYFQHMGGMTVFYDTEDHVYLHLTHHEIKGRSLQIIRTVKGEYDEVLPSPQKVTATGPVKLKGVITFDRLQWFYQDQDMDDFKPIGPVFDVTHMSDDSADDVRFTGTFIGLVTQDLSGARKPCDFDYFRYEQHD; this is encoded by the coding sequence ATGACAAAAATCCAAAACCCGATTCTCCCGGGCTTTCATGCAGACCCTTCGATCTGCCGTGTGGGTGACGACTTCTATATCGCCACCTCCACCTTTGAATGGTTTCCGGGGGTGCGCATCCATCACTCCAAGGACCTCGTACACTGGCAACATGTGGCGAGTCCATTAGACCGATTGTCTCAGCTCGATATGAAGGGGAATATGAATTCCGGTGGGATCTGGGCCCCTTGTCTCAGCTATCATGATAATCAGTTCTACCTGATTTATACGGATGTGAAACAATGGCACGGTGCATATAAAGATTCGCATAACTACCTGGTCACCGCTCCAACTATCAATGGCCCCTGGTCAGAACCGGTCTACCTGAATTCAAGCGGCTTTGACCCGTCTCTGTTCCACGATGAGGATGGGCGGAAATGGTTCATGAACATGATCTGGGATTACCGCAAAGGCAATCACCCCTTCGCAGGGATTGTTCTTCAGGAATACTCCCATGCAGAACAGCGGCTCATCGGACCTGTCAAAAAAATCTATGATGGTACTGACATTCAATTAACGGAAGGTCCGCACATTTATAAAAAAGACGATTATTATTACTTGTTTGTCGCAGAGGGCGGCACGCAGTATGAGCATGCAGAAACTGTCGCCCGTTCCAAACATATTGAAGGGCCGTATGAAACAGACCCGCATTATCCACTGATCACGGCCGATCAAAAACCGCATTTGCCGATTCAAAAAACAGGCCATGGTTCTTTGGTGGATACACCAGGAGGTGAATGGTATTTTGTTCACCTCGGCGGGCGCCCGCTGAAAGGGAAATATTGCACACTGGGACGGGAAACCTTCATTCAAGAAATCCGTTGGACTGCGGATGGCTGGCCGCGCCTTACCGATGGCAGTCAGTCTCCGGCGCTTGAAGTAGATGCTCCGTCGCTTCCACTTCATCCATTCGATCCGGAGCCAACGATCGATCATTTTGATGATGATCGTCTGTTTCCAAAATGGTGGAATTCCCTTCGTATTCCCATTGATCAAACATGGCTCTCTTTGACGGAACGTCCGGGCCACCTTCGTTTAAAGGGGATGGAGTCACTCAGTTCCCTTCACTCACAGGCACTGCTTGCAAGAAGACAAACGGCATTTCACTGTTCATTCGAAACCAGTGTGGACTATGAGCCGGAGTATTTTCAGCACATGGGTGGCATGACTGTTTTCTATGATACGGAGGATCATGTATATCTGCATTTGACACATCATGAAATTAAAGGCCGTTCTTTGCAGATTATCCGCACAGTGAAAGGCGAGTATGATGAAGTTCTCCCTTCGCCGCAAAAAGTGACCGCAACCGGTCCAGTTAAACTGAAAGGCGTGATCACGTTTGATCGCCTGCAGTGGTTCTATCAGGATCAGGACATGGATGACTTCAAACCGATCGGGCCAGTATTTGACGTGACGCATATGTCTGACGACAGTGCAGACGATGTGCGGTTTACCGGCACGTTCATCGGGCTTGTCACCCAGGATTTATCCGGTGCGCGAAAACCTTGTGATTTTGATTATTTCCGTTACGAACAACACGACTGA
- a CDS encoding VanZ family protein, translated as MRMVRPFFLYWIPVIILLIIIFTASAQTSDQQDIQPVLDRLTDRGYMGQLLAALQSLVSQVFSFVVTLATFHITVTILIGVVFAFIVSALIAKVILGHGSALRKTMILIMTFFGLVMIGLSIWVMINGDQAVSFITSRLNPERLRSLLGMIEFTYAGSIVSLEAMGLDGLLRFLFRKAAHVILYGMLGYFLFLGIRSISKRVGFVISTALLTVIAAASLDEYQQSLTPTRSGLIEDVILDSAAGLIGIVFAWLWVQIVWQKR; from the coding sequence ATGCGAATGGTACGTCCTTTTTTCTTATACTGGATTCCGGTGATCATTCTCTTGATCATCATCTTTACTGCGTCTGCCCAAACATCGGATCAGCAGGATATTCAACCGGTTCTCGATCGGCTGACAGACCGTGGCTATATGGGGCAGCTCTTGGCTGCCTTGCAGAGTCTTGTCAGCCAGGTCTTCTCGTTTGTCGTAACGCTGGCTACGTTTCATATTACCGTTACGATTTTGATCGGTGTCGTCTTTGCATTTATCGTCTCTGCTTTGATTGCCAAAGTCATTTTGGGCCATGGATCAGCGCTTCGTAAAACGATGATTCTCATCATGACGTTTTTCGGCCTTGTGATGATCGGCTTATCCATCTGGGTGATGATCAACGGCGATCAGGCGGTCTCGTTCATCACGTCCCGATTAAATCCCGAGCGTTTAAGAAGTCTTCTCGGTATGATTGAATTCACCTATGCCGGCAGTATCGTCAGTTTAGAAGCAATGGGGCTGGACGGATTACTGCGTTTTCTGTTCCGTAAAGCTGCACACGTGATACTGTATGGCATGCTTGGCTATTTTCTCTTCCTCGGCATTCGCAGTATCTCAAAGCGGGTTGGTTTTGTCATCAGCACTGCACTGCTGACGGTCATTGCAGCAGCCTCCCTGGATGAATACCAGCAGTCTTTAACGCCGACGCGGTCAGGGTTAATCGAAGATGTGATCCTTGACAGTGCAGCCGGGCTGATCGGGATTGTTTTTGCCTGGTTATGGGTACAGATCGTGTGGCAAAAGCGTTAG
- a CDS encoding endonuclease III domain-containing protein: protein MKNPNELYQQLYDTYGPQNWWPADGRFEMITGAILVQNTNWKNVEKAMAQVKPWLEPETLIDMPAEQLQQLIRPSGFFRMKEERLKAFLRWFKSYDFDFRNLEQLETKQFRKELLEIKGVGPETADSILLYGFERPVFVIDAYTQRIMKRLGYPFPMPYEEARTYFESRLTEDVPLYKDYHAQFVMHAKNHCRKKPLCENCPLEDVCMKQID, encoded by the coding sequence TTGAAAAATCCAAATGAACTCTATCAACAACTCTATGATACATATGGGCCACAGAACTGGTGGCCGGCTGATGGCCGTTTTGAAATGATTACCGGAGCGATACTTGTCCAGAACACCAACTGGAAAAATGTCGAAAAAGCGATGGCACAAGTGAAGCCCTGGCTTGAACCTGAAACCTTGATCGATATGCCGGCTGAACAGCTTCAGCAGCTGATCCGTCCCAGTGGATTCTTCCGGATGAAGGAAGAGCGGCTGAAGGCCTTTCTTCGCTGGTTTAAGTCGTACGATTTTGATTTCAGGAACCTGGAGCAATTGGAAACAAAGCAGTTCAGAAAAGAACTGCTTGAAATAAAGGGGGTCGGGCCTGAAACAGCAGATTCCATTCTCCTGTATGGCTTTGAACGACCTGTATTTGTCATAGATGCCTACACCCAGCGGATCATGAAACGGCTCGGCTATCCATTTCCCATGCCATACGAAGAGGCGAGAACCTATTTTGAATCCCGTCTCACCGAGGATGTTCCGTTATACAAGGATTATCATGCACAGTTCGTCATGCATGCCAAAAACCATTGCCGGAAAAAGCCTCTTTGTGAGAACTGTCCATTGGAAGACGTCTGCATGAAACAGATTGACTAA
- a CDS encoding DUF1328 domain-containing protein, giving the protein MLGWALVFLVVGIIAAVFGFSGIANAAAGIAKIIFFVFVVLFLGSLLLSIV; this is encoded by the coding sequence ATGTTAGGTTGGGCTTTGGTATTTTTGGTAGTAGGAATTATTGCAGCTGTGTTCGGTTTCAGCGGAATCGCGAATGCTGCAGCAGGCATTGCGAAAATCATCTTCTTTGTATTTGTTGTCCTATTCCTCGGTTCACTGCTTTTATCGATCGTATAG
- a CDS encoding DUF4870 domain-containing protein, whose protein sequence is MVNTEDRIIAVLIYGISYFTALIGPIILWLLFRNRSEFVDFHGKQYLNILISFTLYTFVGLVLMLVGIGFIILWILPIISLVMVVVAAIKAFYGEYYRVPGIFRLIRQ, encoded by the coding sequence GTGGTTAATACGGAAGATCGTATTATTGCAGTATTGATCTATGGAATCAGCTATTTTACGGCACTGATCGGGCCGATTATTTTATGGTTATTGTTCAGAAACCGTTCTGAATTTGTTGATTTTCACGGTAAACAATATTTGAACATCCTGATTTCATTTACGCTATACACGTTTGTCGGATTGGTTTTGATGCTGGTAGGGATAGGATTTATTATTCTTTGGATTCTGCCGATTATTTCACTTGTAATGGTTGTTGTGGCAGCAATCAAGGCATTCTACGGCGAATATTACCGGGTGCCTGGTATATTCCGACTGATCAGACAGTAA